One segment of Manihot esculenta cultivar AM560-2 chromosome 4, M.esculenta_v8, whole genome shotgun sequence DNA contains the following:
- the LOC110613003 gene encoding vesicle transport protein GOT1, protein MVSFEMNDRKKIGLGLTGFGIFFSFLGIVFFFDKGLLAMGNILFISGVSLTIGPKSTMQFFMKRQNFKGTISFGVGFFFVVIGWPILGMILEAYGFIVLFSGFWPTLSVFLQRIPILGWIFQQPFIRSFMDRYRGRRVPV, encoded by the exons ATGGTTTCTTTTGAAATGAATGACCGGAAGA AGATCGGGCTAGGATTGACAGGGTTTGGTATATTTTTCTCTTTCCTGGGGATCGTTTTCTTCTTTGATAAGGGATTACTTGCTATGGGAAAT ATCCTTTTCATCTCAGGAGTGAGTCTAACTATTGGGCCAAAGTCTACCATGCAGTTCTTCATGAAACGTCAAAATTTTAAG GGAACTATTTCATTTGGTGTTGGCTTCTTCTTTGTTGTCATAGGATGGCCTATACTTGGCATGATTTTGGAAGCTTATGGGTTCATTGTACTTTTCAG TGGCTTCTGGCCAACACTGTCAGTCTTTCTTCAGAGGATACCTATACTTGGCTGGATCTTCCAACAACCATTTATTAGATCG TTCATGGATCGCTATCGGGGTAGAAGAGTTCCTGTGTAA